In one window of Pseudomonas chlororaphis subsp. chlororaphis DNA:
- a CDS encoding fimbrial protein, translating to MRKLIFILMFLSSLFARNALAAYCSLPNGTPLIKDIILPAQTLIKAASIGQEIARHRVTNLWSGEVRCIGLQTVSITADTALTPSALPAVYETGIKGVGVKFCLALDLSNGSWCTPYSWTPPSGNPVLPRFMDVVFVRTGRGVASGNAPMKFSVTWARGDVSVQVRSQGTTELVNDIFFAGCESVGAAVNVQMGKQTIENITKGSVREVPFNFDVRCEGLKPDTKVPVKAYFEGNSQADGLLKLVNLGQPGVASGVGISLVNNKGVKLPFDISRSVALDWNREIAEGSIYRFSGSAKYVPTGGEIKPGKGDATMSFVLNYN from the coding sequence CCGCTGATAAAGGACATCATTCTCCCTGCTCAAACCCTCATCAAGGCCGCCTCCATCGGGCAGGAGATTGCTAGACATCGGGTAACGAACCTCTGGAGCGGGGAGGTTAGGTGCATTGGACTGCAGACTGTTTCTATTACTGCGGATACCGCACTGACCCCATCGGCACTTCCGGCGGTGTATGAGACGGGCATCAAGGGTGTTGGGGTCAAATTCTGTCTGGCGCTGGATCTGAGTAACGGCAGCTGGTGTACCCCATACTCCTGGACGCCTCCATCGGGGAATCCAGTCCTTCCCAGGTTTATGGATGTTGTATTCGTTCGCACCGGTCGCGGCGTGGCATCAGGAAATGCGCCGATGAAGTTCAGCGTAACCTGGGCTAGGGGGGACGTATCCGTTCAGGTCCGATCACAAGGCACTACCGAACTGGTCAACGATATATTTTTCGCTGGCTGCGAATCGGTGGGGGCGGCGGTCAATGTCCAGATGGGTAAACAGACCATCGAAAATATTACCAAGGGTAGCGTCAGAGAAGTGCCATTCAACTTCGATGTCCGTTGCGAAGGCTTGAAGCCTGATACGAAAGTTCCGGTGAAAGCCTACTTCGAAGGCAACTCCCAGGCCGACGGCCTGCTCAAACTTGTCAATCTAGGCCAGCCCGGCGTTGCATCGGGAGTTGGTATTTCCCTGGTCAATAACAAGGGCGTCAAGTTGCCATTCGATATCTCCAGGTCCGTCGCCCTCGATTGGAACCGGGAGATAGCGGAAGGCTCCATTTACCGGTTCTCCGGCAGCGCCAAATACGTTCCGACAGGTGGCGAGATAAAACCGGGCAAGGGCGATGCGACCATGAGCTTCGTTCTCAACTACAACTGA